One Acidimicrobiia bacterium genomic region harbors:
- a CDS encoding 30S ribosomal protein S12 produces MPTINQLVRKGRKSKRAKETTPALKGAPQRRGVCTRVYTTTPKKPNSALRKVARIRLTTGIEVTAYIPGEGHNLQEHSIVLVRGGRVKDLPGVRYKVIRGTLDTAGVSQRRQARSRYGAKKES; encoded by the coding sequence GTGCCCACCATTAACCAACTGGTCCGCAAGGGCCGTAAATCCAAACGAGCCAAGGAAACCACCCCTGCCCTTAAGGGTGCTCCTCAGCGTCGCGGGGTGTGCACACGTGTTTACACCACTACCCCAAAAAAGCCGAACTCGGCGCTACGCAAGGTAGCTCGTATCCGTTTAACCACCGGTATTGAGGTCACGGCCTACATCCCTGGTGAAGGACACAACCTGCAAGAGCACTCCATCGTGTTGGTTCGCGGCGGTCGTGTGAAAGACCTTCCCGGTGTGCGTTACAAAGTTATTCGAGGCACCCTTGATACCGCTGGGGTAAGCCAACGCCGTCA